In Enterobacter sp. 638, a single window of DNA contains:
- a CDS encoding IscS subfamily cysteine desulfurase produces MKLPIYLDYSATTPVDPRVAEKMMQCLTLDGNFGNPASRSHRFGWHAEEAVDIARNQIAELVGADPREIVFTSGATESDNLAIKGAANFYQKKGKHIITSKTEHKAVLDTCRQLEREGFDVTYLAPKSNGIIDLKELEAAMRDDTILVSIMHVNNEIGVVQDIATIGEMCRARGIIYHVDATQSVGKLPIDLSQLKVDLMSFTGHKIYGPKGIGALYVRRKPRIRIEAQMHGGGHERGMRSGTLPVHQIVGMGEAYRIAKEEMETEMARLRTLRNRLWDGVKDMEEVYLNGDLEQGVPNILNVSFNYVEGESLIMALKDLAVSSGSACTSASLEPSYVLRALGMTDELAHSSIRFSLGRFTTEEEIDYTIKLVRNSIGRLRDLSPLWEMFKQGVDINSIEWSHH; encoded by the coding sequence ATGAAATTACCGATCTATCTCGACTACTCCGCAACCACGCCGGTGGACCCGCGTGTTGCCGAGAAAATGATGCAGTGTCTGACCCTGGACGGAAACTTTGGTAACCCAGCTTCCCGTTCTCACCGTTTTGGCTGGCATGCTGAAGAGGCGGTTGATATCGCCCGTAATCAGATTGCTGAGCTGGTGGGTGCCGATCCGCGTGAAATTGTTTTCACCTCCGGCGCTACCGAATCCGATAACCTGGCGATAAAAGGCGCGGCCAACTTCTATCAGAAGAAAGGCAAGCACATTATTACCAGCAAAACCGAACACAAAGCCGTGCTGGATACCTGTCGTCAGCTGGAACGTGAAGGGTTTGACGTCACTTACCTTGCGCCAAAAAGCAACGGTATCATCGACCTCAAAGAGCTCGAAGCGGCCATGCGTGATGACACCATTCTGGTTTCAATCATGCACGTGAACAACGAAATCGGCGTGGTTCAGGATATCGCGACTATCGGCGAAATGTGCCGTGCGCGCGGCATCATCTATCACGTGGACGCCACCCAGAGCGTGGGCAAACTGCCTATCGACCTGAGCCAGCTGAAAGTAGATCTGATGTCCTTCACCGGCCACAAGATCTACGGACCGAAAGGTATCGGCGCGCTGTACGTTCGTCGTAAACCCCGTATCCGCATCGAAGCACAGATGCACGGCGGCGGTCACGAGCGCGGCATGCGTTCAGGGACTCTGCCTGTTCACCAGATCGTGGGAATGGGTGAAGCCTACCGTATCGCGAAAGAAGAGATGGAAACCGAGATGGCGCGCCTGCGCACGCTGCGTAACCGTCTTTGGGACGGCGTGAAGGACATGGAAGAAGTGTACCTGAACGGCGATCTCGAGCAGGGCGTGCCAAATATTCTCAACGTCAGCTTCAACTATGTTGAAGGCGAGTCGCTGATTATGGCGCTGAAAGACCTGGCCGTTTCTTCGGGTTCTGCCTGTACGTCTGCAAGCCTCGAGCCATCCTACGTGCTGCGCGCACTGGGCATGACCGACGAGCTGGCACACAGTTCTATCCGTTTCTCTTTAGGTCGTTTCACTACCGAAGAAGAGATTGACTACACCATCAAGCTCGTTCGCAACTCCATTGGCCGTCTGCGCGACCTTTCTCCACTGTGGGAAATGTTCAAACAGGGCGTGGATATCAACAGCATCGAATGGTCACATCACTAA
- the iscR gene encoding Fe-S cluster assembly transcriptional regulator IscR — MRLTSKGRYAVTAMLDVALNSETGPVPLADISERQGISLSYLEQLFSRLRKNGLVSSVRGPGGGYLLGKDAGSIAVGEVISAVDESVDATRCQGKGGCQGGDKCLTHALWRDLSDRLTGFLNNITLGELVNNQEVLDVSGRQQSHETQRTTRAQDAIDVKLRA, encoded by the coding sequence ATGAGACTGACATCTAAAGGGCGTTATGCCGTGACCGCGATGCTGGACGTTGCGCTCAACTCCGAAACGGGCCCGGTTCCGTTGGCAGATATTTCAGAACGTCAGGGAATTTCCCTGTCTTATCTGGAGCAGCTTTTCTCCAGACTGCGTAAAAATGGATTGGTTTCCAGCGTCCGTGGCCCAGGCGGCGGATATCTGCTGGGTAAAGACGCGGGCAGTATTGCAGTTGGCGAAGTGATCAGCGCTGTTGACGAGTCTGTAGATGCGACGCGTTGCCAGGGCAAAGGCGGTTGTCAGGGCGGCGATAAGTGCCTGACCCACGCGCTGTGGCGCGATCTGAGTGATCGTCTGACCGGCTTCCTGAACAACATCACCCTGGGTGAACTGGTGAATAACCAGGAAGTTCTGGATGTGTCGGGTCGTCAGCAGAGCCATGAAACACAACGCACTACCCGCGCGCAAGACGCTATCGACGTTAAGTTACGCGCATAA
- the trmJ gene encoding tRNA (cytosine(32)/uridine(32)-2'-O)-methyltransferase TrmJ, with protein MLQNIRIVLVETSHTGNMGSVARAMKTMGLTNLWLVNPLVKPDSQAIALAAGASDVIGNAQIVDTLDEALAGCSLVVGTSARSRTLPWPMLDPRECGLKSTAEAEHAPVALVFGRERVGLTNDELQKCHYHVAIAANPEYSSLNLAMAVQVIAYEVRMAWLAAQEKGETAEPEETPYPLVDDLERFYGHLEQTLLTTGFIRASHPGQVMNKLRRLFTRARPETQELNILRGMLASIIEQKNKES; from the coding sequence ATGCTGCAAAATATTCGAATCGTGCTGGTCGAAACATCGCATACCGGCAATATGGGCTCTGTTGCCCGTGCAATGAAAACAATGGGTTTAACCAATCTTTGGCTGGTGAATCCCCTAGTGAAGCCAGACTCTCAGGCGATCGCACTGGCTGCGGGTGCCAGTGATGTTATCGGCAACGCGCAAATCGTGGATACCCTCGACGAAGCGCTGGCGGGTTGCAGCCTTGTGGTCGGCACCAGCGCGCGCTCGCGTACGCTGCCGTGGCCGATGCTCGATCCACGCGAATGCGGTCTGAAAAGTACTGCCGAAGCCGAACATGCGCCGGTGGCGCTGGTGTTTGGTCGTGAGCGCGTTGGCCTGACTAACGACGAGCTACAGAAGTGCCACTACCATGTGGCGATTGCGGCTAACCCAGAATACAGCTCGCTGAATCTGGCGATGGCGGTACAGGTTATTGCTTACGAAGTGCGGATGGCATGGCTCGCCGCGCAGGAAAAAGGCGAGACCGCTGAACCCGAAGAAACACCGTATCCGCTGGTGGATGATCTCGAGCGTTTTTACGGTCATCTGGAGCAAACGCTGCTCACGACCGGTTTTATCCGCGCCTCTCATCCAGGCCAGGTCATGAATAAGCTGCGCCGTCTGTTTACGCGTGCCCGTCCAGAAACCCAGGAATTGAACATTCTGCGCGGCATGTTGGCTTCAATTATTGAGCAAAAGAACAAAGAATCTTAA
- the suhB gene encoding inositol-1-monophosphatase, translated as MQHPMLTIAVRAARKAGNVIAKHYETPDSVETSQKGSNDFVTNVDKAAEAIIIETIRKSYPQHTIIAEESGENEGEDQDVQWIIDPLDGTTNFVKRLPHFSVSIAVRIKGRTEVAVVYDPMRNELFTATRGQGAQLNGYRLRGTNARDLDGTILATGFPFKAKQHATTYMKILGKLFTECADFRRSGSAALDLAYVAAGRVDGYFEIALKPWDFAAGELIAREAGALVCDFTGGHNHLMSGNIVAGNPRVVKSMLASMRDELSDALKR; from the coding sequence ATGCAACATCCTATGTTGACCATCGCCGTGCGCGCAGCGCGCAAGGCGGGTAATGTAATTGCCAAACACTACGAAACACCAGATTCTGTAGAAACCAGCCAGAAAGGCAGCAATGACTTTGTGACTAACGTCGATAAAGCCGCAGAAGCGATTATTATCGAAACCATTCGCAAATCTTACCCGCAGCACACCATCATCGCCGAAGAAAGCGGTGAGAATGAAGGCGAAGATCAGGATGTTCAATGGATTATCGATCCACTGGATGGCACGACCAACTTCGTTAAACGCCTCCCACACTTCTCTGTTTCTATCGCAGTTCGCATCAAAGGCCGTACTGAAGTCGCTGTTGTTTACGATCCAATGCGTAACGAACTGTTCACCGCTACCCGCGGTCAAGGTGCACAGCTGAACGGTTATCGTCTGCGCGGCACCAACGCGCGCGATCTGGATGGCACTATTCTGGCGACCGGCTTCCCGTTCAAAGCCAAACAGCACGCCACCACGTATATGAAAATCCTCGGCAAGCTGTTCACCGAATGCGCTGACTTCCGCCGTTCAGGTTCTGCTGCACTGGATCTGGCCTACGTTGCGGCTGGCCGTGTTGATGGTTACTTCGAAATCGCACTGAAGCCATGGGACTTTGCTGCAGGTGAACTGATTGCACGTGAAGCAGGCGCACTGGTGTGTGACTTCACTGGCGGCCACAACCACCTGATGAGCGGTAACATCGTTGCAGGTAACCCACGCGTCGTGAAATCGATGCTGGCGAGCATGCGTGACGAACTGAGTGATGCGCTGAAGCGTTAA
- a CDS encoding nickel/cobalt transporter, which produces MSVISASMKTKRRWLHLWPLALFLVIAAFAALWLWQAWPQVMMKSILWQREVNQQMSGLLKAVAENPSKAGGSLLIFSFLYGVLHALGPGHGKIVITTWLATHPSRLKSSIGLTLASSLLQGCVAIALVLVVLTLLRLPARQLHMSSFWLEKGSYALVGLLGVMLCWRALKKLSALLRKPKFKAFTPHHVHDERCGCGHQHLPTQEQLQSGDDWRARLMIILSMGMRPCSGAIMVLLFSKVIGVFSWGVVSALAMAAGTSLTITSLALLVHSFRQLAVRLSGNKAPVLWRQVGWTTLALAGGVILLVAAVTMWISAVPMGRGLRPF; this is translated from the coding sequence ATGTCAGTAATTTCAGCGTCGATGAAGACAAAGCGTCGTTGGCTACATCTGTGGCCGCTGGCGCTGTTTTTGGTCATCGCAGCGTTTGCCGCGCTGTGGCTTTGGCAGGCGTGGCCGCAGGTGATGATGAAAAGCATTCTTTGGCAACGAGAGGTTAACCAGCAGATGAGCGGCTTGCTGAAAGCCGTTGCGGAGAATCCGTCAAAGGCGGGAGGCTCGCTGTTGATTTTCAGCTTTCTCTATGGCGTGCTGCACGCCTTAGGACCGGGGCATGGAAAAATTGTCATTACCACCTGGCTGGCGACGCATCCTTCCAGGCTGAAATCCAGTATTGGTTTAACGCTCGCGTCGTCTTTATTGCAAGGCTGCGTGGCGATTGCTCTGGTGCTCGTGGTGCTCACGCTGCTGCGATTGCCCGCTCGTCAGCTGCATATGAGTAGTTTCTGGTTAGAGAAGGGCAGCTATGCGCTGGTGGGCTTACTGGGCGTGATGCTCTGCTGGCGAGCGCTCAAAAAATTAAGCGCGCTGCTGCGCAAGCCGAAGTTCAAAGCCTTTACCCCGCATCATGTTCATGACGAACGCTGCGGGTGTGGGCATCAGCATTTACCGACGCAGGAACAGCTCCAGAGCGGCGATGACTGGCGGGCACGCCTGATGATTATTCTGTCCATGGGAATGCGACCGTGTTCCGGGGCGATTATGGTTCTGCTGTTTAGTAAGGTGATTGGCGTATTTAGCTGGGGTGTTGTGTCCGCACTGGCGATGGCGGCCGGTACGTCGTTGACGATTACGTCGCTGGCGCTGCTGGTGCACAGCTTCCGTCAACTGGCCGTCAGATTGAGCGGTAATAAAGCCCCGGTTCTGTGGCGACAGGTGGGATGGACGACGTTGGCATTAGCGGGTGGCGTGATTCTGCTGGTCGCGGCGGTGACGATGTGGATAAGCGCCGTACCGATGGGAAGGGGATTAAGACCGTTTTGA
- a CDS encoding DUF1007 family protein — translation MQIVKQSASALFLAVLSLSAAAHPHSFISLKTEVVADDAQISGLKMRWTMDEITSADLLYDAGNAKPGDEIWKKLAAEVMANVLGQHYFTEFWHNGQKVKFLNRPTTYGMERDGHQAVLTFILPLAQPQPLAGQKYTFSTFDPSYYVDMSYAEDRDATLPAALQKRCSIAVHTPSPSDETRNFAIALDKDDAPPEDMDLGKQFAQQVTVQCQ, via the coding sequence ATGCAAATAGTTAAACAAAGCGCCAGCGCGCTATTTTTGGCGGTTTTATCCCTCTCCGCCGCGGCGCATCCTCACAGTTTCATCAGCCTGAAAACGGAAGTAGTGGCTGATGACGCGCAGATTAGCGGGCTGAAAATGCGCTGGACGATGGATGAAATCACCTCCGCCGATCTACTCTATGATGCGGGCAACGCCAAACCCGGCGATGAAATCTGGAAAAAACTGGCGGCAGAAGTGATGGCAAATGTCCTCGGCCAGCACTATTTCACTGAATTCTGGCATAACGGACAAAAGGTAAAGTTCCTGAATCGTCCTACGACATACGGCATGGAGCGCGACGGTCATCAGGCGGTTTTGACTTTTATTCTGCCTCTGGCACAACCGCAGCCGCTGGCCGGGCAGAAATACACGTTTTCCACTTTTGATCCGAGCTATTACGTCGATATGAGTTACGCCGAAGACCGCGATGCTACCTTGCCAGCGGCGCTACAAAAACGCTGCAGCATCGCCGTACATACGCCGTCGCCCAGCGACGAAACGCGCAATTTTGCGATCGCTCTGGATAAAGACGATGCGCCGCCGGAGGACATGGATCTGGGCAAACAGTTCGCGCAGCAGGTGACCGTCCAATGTCAGTAA
- the csiE gene encoding stationary phase inducible protein CsiE, whose amino-acid sequence MMTTLEIPSVLSSSQRRCQVLLMLYLPDFAVTPQSIVGINGVDDDIARQDIAETRDEIQRYHRLDIATHHDGSYRLEGTTLDQRLCLLHWLRRALRLCPHFITQQFTPALKTQLKQLGIARTLYDDTNLRALINFCSRRLQRQFECRDVQFLQLYLQYCLIQHHLGLTPQFSPVQRHWAQSRREFLTAQEIVRHWQRRVQQNPHTDENLFLSLLFMMIRTPDPLRDAHQQDERLRQAISRMIARFRGQTGMRFSDEQGLTDQLYIHLTQALDRSLFGIGIDNSLPEEIGRLYPRLMRTTRHVLFEVEAEFGLRFSDEEMCLVAVIFGAWLMQETDLYEKQVVLLTGEDKACEELIEEQLRELTLLPLNIRYLTLQAFQKDGAPREAALVITPYATALPLFSPPLIHAVEALNTQQQEHIRVMLES is encoded by the coding sequence ATGATGACGACACTTGAAATTCCATCTGTGCTTTCCAGTTCGCAGCGTCGCTGCCAGGTGCTTTTGATGCTTTACCTGCCCGATTTTGCCGTTACCCCGCAAAGCATTGTTGGCATTAATGGGGTCGACGACGACATTGCACGGCAAGATATAGCCGAGACGCGCGATGAAATCCAGCGCTATCACCGGCTCGACATCGCCACGCACCATGACGGCAGCTACCGGCTTGAAGGCACCACGCTCGATCAACGGTTATGCCTGCTGCACTGGCTGCGTCGGGCGTTGCGCCTGTGTCCGCACTTTATCACTCAGCAGTTTACCCCGGCGCTTAAAACGCAGCTTAAACAGCTCGGCATTGCGCGCACACTCTATGACGATACCAATCTGCGGGCGCTGATCAACTTCTGCTCGCGCCGCCTGCAGCGCCAGTTTGAGTGCCGTGACGTTCAGTTTTTGCAGCTGTACCTGCAGTACTGTCTGATACAGCATCATCTTGGTCTCACGCCGCAGTTTTCTCCCGTGCAACGTCACTGGGCGCAGTCCCGCAGGGAATTCCTGACCGCGCAGGAGATCGTTCGTCACTGGCAGCGCCGGGTACAACAGAATCCTCACACCGATGAAAATCTTTTCCTGTCGTTGCTGTTCATGATGATTCGCACCCCGGACCCGCTGCGGGACGCGCATCAGCAGGATGAGCGGCTGCGTCAGGCGATTTCGCGAATGATCGCTCGTTTTCGCGGCCAAACGGGAATGCGCTTTAGCGATGAACAAGGGCTGACGGACCAGCTGTATATTCATCTGACGCAGGCGCTGGATCGCTCGTTGTTCGGCATCGGGATCGATAACAGCCTGCCCGAAGAGATCGGGCGTCTTTATCCGCGCCTGATGCGCACCACTCGCCATGTTCTGTTTGAAGTCGAAGCCGAATTTGGCCTGCGCTTTTCGGATGAAGAGATGTGCCTGGTTGCCGTCATCTTTGGCGCGTGGCTGATGCAGGAAACCGACCTGTATGAAAAACAGGTGGTATTGCTCACGGGTGAAGACAAAGCGTGTGAAGAGCTGATTGAGGAACAACTACGGGAGCTGACTCTGTTGCCGTTGAATATTCGCTATCTGACGCTGCAGGCTTTCCAGAAAGACGGTGCACCGCGAGAGGCAGCGCTGGTGATTACCCCTTACGCCACCGCCCTACCGCTGTTCTCGCCGCCGCTGATTCATGCCGTAGAGGCATTGAACACGCAGCAGCAAGAACATATTCGCGTGATGCTGGAATCGTAA
- a CDS encoding 3-phenylpropionate MFS transporter, with amino-acid sequence MILHSTRWLALSYFTYFFSYGIFLPFWSVWLAGIGLTPETIGILLGAGLVARFLGSLLIAPRVSDPSLLIKSVRILSLLTLVFLAGFWVSQQFAWLMVVMVGFNLFFSPLVPLTDALANTWQKQMPMDYGRVRLWGSIAFVIGSALVGKLVSLYDYQAILALLSVGIASMLLGMLLRPSVMPQGESRHQEHAGWPAWKMLIVQSWRFLACVCLLQGAHAAYYGFSAIYWQGAGYSASAIGYLWSLGVVAEVVIFALSKKLFRRFGARDLLLLSAVCGVARWGIMGWTTELPWLIVAQILHCGTFTVCHLAAMRYISAREGGDVIRLQAIYSAVAMGGSIAVMTVFAGYLYQHLGHGVFWVMALVALPAMVVRPKVAARS; translated from the coding sequence ATGATTTTGCATTCCACACGCTGGCTGGCGCTCAGCTATTTCACCTACTTCTTTAGCTACGGTATTTTTCTGCCTTTCTGGAGCGTCTGGCTCGCAGGAATCGGCCTCACGCCCGAAACGATCGGCATCCTGCTTGGTGCAGGTCTGGTGGCGCGTTTCTTAGGCAGTCTGCTGATTGCGCCGCGTGTCAGCGATCCCTCGCTGCTGATCAAATCCGTGCGCATTCTGTCACTGCTCACGTTGGTATTTCTGGCGGGCTTTTGGGTCAGCCAGCAGTTTGCCTGGCTGATGGTGGTGATGGTCGGCTTCAACCTCTTTTTCTCCCCCCTGGTTCCACTGACGGATGCGCTGGCCAATACCTGGCAAAAACAGATGCCGATGGATTATGGCCGGGTGCGCCTGTGGGGGTCGATAGCCTTTGTGATTGGCTCTGCGCTGGTGGGGAAACTGGTCAGCCTTTACGATTATCAGGCCATTCTGGCGCTATTGAGTGTCGGGATTGCCTCAATGCTGCTGGGGATGCTGCTGCGACCGTCCGTGATGCCACAGGGCGAAAGCCGTCATCAGGAGCACGCGGGCTGGCCGGCCTGGAAAATGCTGATCGTGCAAAGCTGGCGTTTTCTGGCGTGCGTCTGTTTGCTGCAGGGCGCACATGCGGCGTACTACGGTTTCAGCGCGATCTACTGGCAGGGCGCGGGCTACTCCGCTTCGGCCATCGGTTATCTGTGGTCGCTCGGCGTGGTGGCGGAAGTGGTTATTTTCGCGCTCAGCAAGAAGCTGTTCCGCCGCTTTGGTGCGCGCGATTTGCTGCTGCTTTCCGCCGTATGCGGCGTGGCGCGCTGGGGGATCATGGGCTGGACGACGGAATTACCGTGGCTTATCGTGGCGCAAATCCTGCACTGCGGCACGTTCACTGTGTGCCATCTGGCGGCAATGCGTTACATCTCTGCGCGTGAGGGCGGCGACGTTATTCGTCTGCAGGCGATTTATTCCGCCGTGGCGATGGGCGGCAGTATCGCCGTGATGACGGTTTTTGCAGGCTATTTGTACCAGCATCTCGGTCACGGCGTGTTTTGGGTGATGGCGCTGGTTGCGTTGCCCGCGATGGTTGTGCGACCGAAAGTGGCCGCACGCAGTTAA
- a CDS encoding DoxX family protein encodes MNSLRYFDFGQSRSLILLIARIAVVVLFIIFGIPKMTGFDGTVQYMTSLGAPMPMLAAIIAVVMEVPAAILIVLGFFTRPLAVLFVFYTLGTAVIGHHYWDMSGDAVMPNMINFYKNVSIAGAFLLLAVTGPGAISIDRR; translated from the coding sequence ATGAACTCACTTCGCTATTTCGATTTCGGCCAGTCTCGTTCGTTAATACTGTTGATCGCCCGCATCGCGGTCGTGGTGCTGTTTATTATTTTTGGTATTCCCAAAATGACCGGGTTTGATGGAACGGTACAGTATATGACGTCGCTGGGTGCGCCTATGCCAATGCTGGCGGCCATTATTGCGGTGGTGATGGAAGTGCCTGCCGCAATCCTGATTGTGCTCGGTTTCTTTACCCGCCCCCTGGCGGTGCTGTTTGTCTTTTATACGCTGGGAACGGCGGTAATTGGGCATCACTACTGGGATATGAGTGGCGATGCGGTGATGCCAAACATGATTAATTTCTACAAAAACGTCAGTATCGCTGGCGCATTTTTATTGCTGGCGGTAACCGGGCCGGGTGCGATTTCCATTGACCGGCGCTAG
- the glyA gene encoding serine hydroxymethyltransferase has protein sequence MLKREMNIADYDAELWQAMEQEKVRQEEHIELIASENYTSPRVMQAQGSQLTNKYAEGYPGKRYYGGCEYVDIVEQLAIDRAKELFGADYANVQPHSGSQANFAVYTALLQPGDTVLGMNLAQGGHLTHGSPVNFSGKLYNIIPYGIDESGKIDYEDMAKQAETHKPKMIIGGFSAYSGVVDWAKMREIADSIGAYLFVDMAHVAGLIAAGVYPNPVPHAHVVTTTTHKTLAGPRGGLILAHGGNEELYKKLNSAVFPSAQGGPLMHVIAAKAVALKEAMEPEFKVYQQQVAKNAKAMVEVFLNRGYKVVSGGTENHLFLLDLVDKNLTGKEADAALGRANITVNKNSVPNDPKSPFVTSGIRIGSPAVTRRGFKEAEVKELAGWMCDVLDNINDEAVIERIKGKVLDICARFPVYA, from the coding sequence ATGTTAAAGCGTGAAATGAACATTGCCGATTATGATGCAGAACTGTGGCAAGCAATGGAGCAGGAAAAAGTACGTCAGGAAGAGCACATCGAACTGATCGCCTCCGAAAACTACACCAGCCCGCGCGTTATGCAGGCTCAGGGTTCTCAGCTGACCAACAAATACGCTGAAGGTTATCCAGGCAAACGCTACTACGGCGGTTGCGAGTACGTTGATATCGTTGAGCAGTTGGCGATCGACCGTGCAAAAGAGCTGTTTGGCGCAGATTACGCTAACGTGCAGCCGCACTCCGGTTCTCAGGCTAACTTTGCGGTTTACACTGCGCTGCTGCAACCGGGTGATACCGTGCTGGGTATGAACCTTGCACAAGGCGGTCACCTGACTCACGGCTCACCGGTTAACTTCTCAGGCAAACTGTACAACATCATTCCTTACGGCATTGATGAGTCCGGTAAAATTGACTACGAAGACATGGCGAAGCAGGCTGAGACCCACAAACCGAAGATGATTATCGGTGGCTTCTCTGCTTACTCTGGCGTGGTTGACTGGGCAAAAATGCGTGAAATCGCAGACAGCATCGGCGCATACCTGTTCGTCGACATGGCGCACGTCGCGGGTCTGATTGCGGCAGGCGTTTACCCGAACCCGGTTCCACATGCTCACGTTGTGACGACGACCACCCATAAAACCCTGGCGGGTCCGCGTGGCGGCCTGATCCTGGCACATGGCGGTAACGAAGAGCTGTACAAAAAACTCAACTCTGCTGTGTTCCCAAGCGCTCAGGGCGGCCCGCTGATGCACGTGATCGCGGCCAAAGCCGTGGCGCTGAAAGAAGCGATGGAGCCAGAGTTTAAAGTGTATCAGCAGCAGGTTGCGAAAAACGCCAAAGCCATGGTGGAAGTCTTCCTGAACCGTGGTTACAAAGTGGTTTCCGGCGGTACTGAAAACCACCTGTTCCTGCTGGATCTGGTTGATAAAAACCTGACCGGTAAAGAAGCTGACGCCGCCCTGGGCCGCGCGAACATCACCGTGAACAAAAACAGCGTACCAAACGATCCGAAAAGCCCGTTTGTGACTTCCGGTATCCGTATCGGTTCTCCGGCTGTGACTCGCCGCGGCTTCAAAGAAGCTGAAGTGAAAGAGCTGGCTGGCTGGATGTGTGATGTTCTGGATAACATCAACGACGAAGCGGTGATCGAACGTATCAAAGGTAAAGTGCTGGATATCTGCGCGCGTTTCCCTGTGTACGCCTAA
- the hmpA gene encoding NO-inducible flavohemoprotein, with protein sequence MLDAQTIATVKATIPLLVETGPKLTAHFYDRMFAHNPELKEIFNMSNQRNGDQREALFNAIAAYASNIDNLAALLPAVEKIAQKHTSFQIKPEQYNIVGSHLLATLDEMFSPGQEVLDAWGKAYGVLANVFINREAQIYSEHATKNGGWEGTRAFRIVEKTPRSALITSFEVEPVDGLPVADYQPGQYLGVWIKPEGFPHQEIRQYSLTRKPNGKGYRIAVKREDGGQVSSWLHNHAVVGDEVHLAAPAGDFFMTVDANTPVTLISAGVGQTPMLAMLDTLAQANHSAQVNWFHAAENGDVHAFADEIATMTTGLPRFNAHTWYRLPTDADRANARFDSEGLMDLSLHEGLFSASEMQFYVCGPVAFMQFAAKQLVELGVNKDNIHYECFGPHKVL encoded by the coding sequence ATGTTAGACGCTCAAACCATCGCTACGGTCAAGGCTACCATTCCCCTGCTTGTTGAAACCGGACCAAAACTCACCGCCCATTTCTACGATCGCATGTTCGCGCATAACCCGGAGCTCAAAGAGATTTTCAACATGAGCAACCAACGCAACGGCGATCAGCGCGAAGCCCTGTTTAACGCTATCGCGGCTTATGCCAGCAATATCGATAATCTTGCGGCGCTTTTACCTGCGGTCGAAAAAATCGCGCAAAAACACACCAGCTTCCAGATCAAACCGGAGCAGTACAATATTGTCGGCAGCCATCTGCTGGCGACGCTGGATGAGATGTTCAGCCCAGGCCAGGAGGTGCTGGATGCCTGGGGCAAAGCCTATGGCGTGCTGGCGAATGTATTTATCAATCGCGAAGCGCAAATCTACAGTGAACACGCCACTAAAAATGGCGGCTGGGAAGGAACGCGTGCTTTCCGCATCGTAGAGAAAACACCGCGTAGTGCGCTGATCACCAGTTTTGAAGTTGAGCCGGTTGATGGTCTGCCTGTCGCGGACTATCAGCCAGGTCAGTATCTTGGCGTGTGGATCAAGCCCGAGGGGTTCCCACATCAGGAAATCCGCCAGTATTCCCTGACTCGCAAACCAAACGGTAAAGGCTATCGCATTGCCGTGAAACGCGAAGATGGCGGTCAGGTATCAAGCTGGCTGCACAACCACGCCGTGGTTGGCGATGAAGTTCATCTTGCCGCGCCGGCGGGGGACTTCTTTATGACTGTTGACGCCAATACGCCTGTTACGCTGATTTCCGCAGGCGTCGGCCAAACGCCTATGCTGGCGATGCTGGACACGCTCGCTCAAGCCAATCATAGCGCTCAGGTTAACTGGTTCCACGCGGCGGAAAACGGCGATGTGCATGCCTTTGCCGATGAGATAGCTACCATGACGACCGGTTTGCCGCGCTTTAACGCACACACCTGGTACCGTCTGCCAACGGATGCAGACCGCGCAAATGCACGTTTTGACAGCGAAGGGTTGATGGATTTAAGCCTGCATGAGGGATTATTCAGCGCGTCGGAGATGCAGTTTTACGTCTGTGGGCCGGTGGCGTTTATGCAGTTTGCCGCGAAGCAGCTGGTTGAGCTGGGCGTGAATAAAGACAACATTCATTACGAATGTTTCGGCCCGCATAAAGTGCTGTAG